In uncultured Desulfuromonas sp., the genomic stretch ACCGGCAAAAAATGCGGTTTGCACGCTACCAGCAACGCATCATCCTGATACAGGATGGTTTCGGCAAACGGAATCAGCGGCTGCTCCTCCACCTCACGGTAATAATAAATCACCTGTTGGGGGCGATAGCCATCACGCCCCAGCGGCTGTTGATCGGCGTCAAGCACCTTGCCGTCGTCCACCCGTCTGGCCCATTGCTCGTACGTAACATGAGGGAAATATCCGGCCAGAAACGCCACCAGATCAGGGTAAGGTGGCTGGGCATGGGGCAGAACCAGTTTTGAGCAATAACGGGAAATCGCCATAATACGTTTCAAGAGAAAAAGCCGCCCGCAATTCAGTGAGTCACTGCGGGCGGCCGAGGGGTTATTTGTACGTCAAGCTGTAGTCGTCAGAGCCTGCTCCAGATCAGCCAGAATATCTTCGATATGCTCCACACCGATCGACAGACGAATCAGCTCCGGCGTAATACCACCAGCCGCCTGCTGCTCGGTGGTCAACTGGGCATGGGTGGTTGACGTGGGATGAATGGCCAGACTGCGCGCATCGCCAACATTGGCCAGGTGAGAAAACAGGTGCAGCTGTTCGATAAAACGACACCCCGCCGCTTCTCCCCCTTTAATACCAAAGACAACCATCGCACCACAGCCTTTTTTCAGATATTTCTGCGCCTTGGCGTAAGACGGATCATTTTCCAGACCGGGATAGCTCACCCAATCCACCTGCGGATGGTCTCTGAGAAAACGCGCCACTTTCAGCGCATTTTCGCTGTGTCGCTCCATGCGCAGTGGCAAGGTCTCAATGCCCTGCAGGAAAAACCACGAATTATCCGGCGAAATGCAGGCACCAAGGTTGCGCAGTGGCACCAGTCTCATGCGCAGAATATAGGCCAGCGGATTGAGTTCTCCCAGGTCCGTCGCATAACGAATCCCATGGTAACTGGGATCAGGCTCACTGAGCAACGGATGCTTGCCCGTCGTCCAATCAAAGCGACCGGCATCAACAACAATACCACCAATGCCGGCACCATGGCCGCCGAGCCATTTGGTCAGCGAGTGAATAACGATATCCGCGCCATGATCAATCGGCCGCAGCAGATACGGAGTGGCAAAGGTGCTGTCAACAATCAGCGGCAGGCCGTGGTCGTGGGCAATGGTGGCCAGAGCTTCGATATCAGCCACATCCAGCTTGGGATTGCCAATCACCTCGGTAAACACGGCTTTGGTCTTGTCGGTGATGGCTTCGGCAAAATTGTGCGGATCGGCCGGGTCGACAAACACCACTTTGATCCCCAATTGCGGCAGGATGTCATTGAACTGGGTGTAACTGCCGCCGTAAAGATGGCTGGAAGCAACGATCTCGTCACCGGCCTGGGCCAGATTGATAATGCTGTAAAAAATCGCACTGGTGCCCGATGCCAGAGCCAGAGCACCGGCACCACCTTCCAGAGCGGCAACCCGTTGTTCCAGCACATCAGTGGTCGGGTTCATCAGACGCGTATAAATGTTGCCCAGCTCTTTGAGGGCAAACAGATTGGCCGCATGTTCGGTATCACGAAACTGATAGGAACTGGTGCGGTACACGGGAACCGCGCGGCTGCCGGTGGTTGGATCAGGCTGATAGCCCGCGTGGAGAACCTGGGTCTCAATGTGTGTGCTCATGGTGAATCCTCTCTTTGATACGGCCGAAAAAGCCTGGTAAAAATGTTGCGAGAGAGGCGACGCGAGAGATGACGAAAGTACAACGTGTACGGTAGGTCAACTTTCCCCTTACGGGGCGCATCGCTGTTTTGCAAACACCGTGTTCACAAAACATGCTGGCACCTTGGTTGTCAGGTTGCCGGGCGCTTGGCTCATGCCGCCACGCCTCTCTTAATGCATGGATAAAGGATAAACACCTGAGTATTTTTGTCAAGATTATTTTCAAAAAAATGTCGCTGGAACCGACTGTTCCAGCGACATTTTTCCACAATAAGCGATAATTATTTCTGTTTTTCACAACTTATCGAAAAAAAATCAACAACACTCTCGTTCAATTTTTTTCAACAGAGCCATGGCCACATCATCTTCGTGGTCTTCGAAAAACTCCTGCAAATTATTGATGTAGGCATGAATCAGGAACAACTCATCGATCTGAATGCCATTAACGGTCTCACCCCGTTCGGCCTTGCCGAGTTTATCGGTAAACATCTCCCAGAACGCGTTGTTTTTACTGGGGTCTTCCAGATGCTTTTTCAGCATGCACATCAACAGTTTCGAGTTGCCTTCACAATCGATCCCTTCGAAGGACACATAGCGGTCCGGTTCTTGAGTCACAGTCATTTTTGACATCCTTTTTTCAAAGCGTCTTCGTCGCGGCGCCGAACATGCTGAACACGCCATTCTTCGGCCAGATTCGCCGCCTCACATAAAAAGTACGCGCCTCCTTCGTACAGCACGTCAACCTTCAGGGCATTACCCACCTGCTCCCAGTTGGGCATCCCACGTAACATCAACCCTTTTCCGGCATGATGCGCCAGCCGTTCCGCATGGAAATTACTCAGCACGACGTCGGCTTCATCCAATGCCACTTCAACATCTTCGAGGTCGCCAACCACCACACGGTCCGCTTTGATTTTATCGAGAATCGACGAATCACTGCTGACCACGCATAAAGGGATCCGCCCCCCGGCATCGTAAAGCGATTGGGACAAGGCCGCCATCTGGTCGGGCTCACCCGCCAGAATAAACCGGGTCTGGCCCAGTGAAAAATGGCTGTCGAGCATGGCGTCCTGCAACCGCTGTCGCCAACGGATAATCTGTTGCGGTGGACGCTGCATGCCGGTGATCTTCAACAGATGCGCGGCCAGGGCGTCCGTGGCATCCAGCCCATTGACATGGGGAAAATGCTCATGCGCCACCTGCGGATTCTTTTTCTGCAGCGCTTTGGCCACATCACGCATTGAATCACCAATGGTCAGCACATGACCGGCATCGGCTAGAATGCGGATCGCGTCAACCGTCACACCGCCCTTGCTCAACGCGGCCTGCCCGTCACCGAGATGGCCATCCAATGAGGTGGACAGATCCGGAACGGCGACCACCTCAAGACCGAAGGCGGCGATGAACTGCTGGATCTTCTCCACCTCCAGCGGTGTCAGGCTGACATGCGGCAACAACACCACCTTGCGTTCATTGATGGCGCTCTGCTCTTCGGTCAACTGATCAATCAATGCTTTGGTGGTTAACGCCCAGCCACTTTCCATGGCCCCTTCGTAATCCGGCGTATTGACATAAACCAAGGGAAAATCAATCAATTTCGACACGCCGCGAATATCGTCGCCCTTGGTTTCCGGCAATCCGGTGGTGTGCAGGCCAACCAGAGACGGAGAGATTTTTCCGGTGATATTTTTCACCGCTTCACTGATGCTGTAATCGCCACCATCGAGCACAGCCACCGCATCACTGACCGCAGTGGTCTGAATAGCGATGGGCTCACAAAAATGGCGGGTCATGAACACCTTGGTAAACGACGTACAACCCTGCGCCCCATGCATCAGAGGCATACATTGATCAACACCGAGAAAGGCCAGAACCGCTCCCATCGGTTGGGTAAGACGAAACGGATTCACCTGCAACGGCTTGGTATTTTTATGAATTATTTCTCCCATGGAGCCTCCTTGCGCACACAACGGAATACCGGATTTTCCAGCGCATTCTTCACATCCTCAGCCAGGCTGAGCAGTCCATTGTAAGCGCCGTAACTTTTCTTTTTTTCTTGGTTTACGTCGATGAACGAGATCCCCTTTTTGATCGCCGTGTACAGACTGCGACCACCGGCCAACAACAGATCAGCCTTGAACTTATCGATCATCTTGGCTTGTTCGGCACCGGGGTTGGTCATCAGCACGCCGTTTTCACCCAGGTATTCGCGCGCCTTTTCCTTATCGGCCTCCGTCGCTTTGCGCACTGAGGTGGCAACCACCTCAATACCAAGATCCTGCAACGCCGAAGCAATCGACCACGACTTGTTACCGCCGGTGTTGAGAACCGCCTTTTTGCCTTTAAACAGTTCCCGGTAAGGCGTGAGTTGTTCATCGAGGCGTT encodes the following:
- the nifN gene encoding nitrogenase iron-molybdenum cofactor biosynthesis protein NifN, translating into MGEIIHKNTKPLQVNPFRLTQPMGAVLAFLGVDQCMPLMHGAQGCTSFTKVFMTRHFCEPIAIQTTAVSDAVAVLDGGDYSISEAVKNITGKISPSLVGLHTTGLPETKGDDIRGVSKLIDFPLVYVNTPDYEGAMESGWALTTKALIDQLTEEQSAINERKVVLLPHVSLTPLEVEKIQQFIAAFGLEVVAVPDLSTSLDGHLGDGQAALSKGGVTVDAIRILADAGHVLTIGDSMRDVAKALQKKNPQVAHEHFPHVNGLDATDALAAHLLKITGMQRPPQQIIRWRQRLQDAMLDSHFSLGQTRFILAGEPDQMAALSQSLYDAGGRIPLCVVSSDSSILDKIKADRVVVGDLEDVEVALDEADVVLSNFHAERLAHHAGKGLMLRGMPNWEQVGNALKVDVLYEGGAYFLCEAANLAEEWRVQHVRRRDEDALKKGCQK
- the cowN gene encoding N(2)-fixation sustaining protein CowN, coding for MTVTQEPDRYVSFEGIDCEGNSKLLMCMLKKHLEDPSKNNAFWEMFTDKLGKAERGETVNGIQIDELFLIHAYINNLQEFFEDHEDDVAMALLKKIERECC
- a CDS encoding O-acetylhomoserine aminocarboxypropyltransferase/cysteine synthase family protein; its protein translation is MSTHIETQVLHAGYQPDPTTGSRAVPVYRTSSYQFRDTEHAANLFALKELGNIYTRLMNPTTDVLEQRVAALEGGAGALALASGTSAIFYSIINLAQAGDEIVASSHLYGGSYTQFNDILPQLGIKVVFVDPADPHNFAEAITDKTKAVFTEVIGNPKLDVADIEALATIAHDHGLPLIVDSTFATPYLLRPIDHGADIVIHSLTKWLGGHGAGIGGIVVDAGRFDWTTGKHPLLSEPDPSYHGIRYATDLGELNPLAYILRMRLVPLRNLGACISPDNSWFFLQGIETLPLRMERHSENALKVARFLRDHPQVDWVSYPGLENDPSYAKAQKYLKKGCGAMVVFGIKGGEAAGCRFIEQLHLFSHLANVGDARSLAIHPTSTTHAQLTTEQQAAGGITPELIRLSIGVEHIEDILADLEQALTTTA